One window from the genome of Sebastes umbrosus isolate fSebUmb1 chromosome 12, fSebUmb1.pri, whole genome shotgun sequence encodes:
- the LOC119499004 gene encoding zinc finger protein 436-like, with amino-acid sequence MCSVVGCVSGPHGAQRFRLPEDPERRLEWVQFLAAVNKQRFKEASWTDITICSEHFKEDCFEKVLYSSGVTVKVQSRLNPSAVPSLCLQSETHLERPTHVEPEETTEVDQTSMAAQGSPVPLDAFISVPGQMQPKNINFDLIREKAGLLHMKGKYVVNEKCLFQLFSHKCPSCGSKVKMEKVTYGVLIILNQQCPQCDYRNQWKSQINASVPGDGDQHLTEVKTETQQAVPTGFTGVPEIVAVIDEEMDDPMDELSDQGVMDSDEDWKPKKGSFHARMLKKIPDTESKDEDGNDDPPLARRHGQLCTECGKFFNNQWPHTCEHKIKPYSCNICGKRCVSENALRTHSRIHDENYEFRCKYCEVKFKRKADKMTHQQIHLTQKKPFKCPDCSETFATNQQRKIHLDDHRGPQQLKCHICGVEFLWPLCLQRHLSVHTGARPFKCSVCQRGFSQGSHLKSHMRLHTGERPFKCQHCDERFNHNVSLKSHVQRYHSSSSGREEKKENESDTGDARENGNKRGSVSGLDNVEEEHDKEEEVQKERKDMPKCKKRSTGRPKGRPKSYESGNSVEGQCSNTKTVKQQSKRTKRSDEESEDEPSDTYTSFDSAEEEEESCKKAMKNTARSRGRPKHCDSDSDFDPAERKKKRYSSGKRRGKPRNNVKKES; translated from the exons ATGTGCTCCGTGGTCGGGTGTGTTTCGGGTCCTCACGGTGCTCAACGGTTCAGGTTACCGGAGGATCCTGAGAGGAGACTGGAGTGGGTTCAGTTCCTGGCTGCAGTCAACAAGCAGCGGTTCAAAGAGGCGTCCTGGACTGACATTACAATATGTAGCGAGCACTTCAAAGAGGACTGCTTTGAGAAGGtgttatattcttcaggtgtgACTGTGAAGGTCCAGAGCAGGTTAAACCCCAGTGCTGTCCCATCACTGTGTCTCCAGTCAGAGACACATCTGGAGAGACCAACACATGTG GAGCCTGAGGAAACAACAGAAGTTGATCAGACTTCAATgg CTGCCCAAGGAAGCCCAGTCCCTTTAGATGCTTTTATATCTGTACCCGGCCAGATGCaaccaaaaaatataaattttgaTTTGATCCGAGAAAA AGCTGGACTTCTGCACATGAAAGGGAAGTACGTCGTGAACGAAAAATGCCTGTTCCAGTTGTTCAGCCACAAGTGCCCGTCATGTGGCTCTAAAGTGAAGATGGAGAAGGTCACCTATGGGGTGCTCATCATCTTGAACCAACAGTGCCCTCAGTGTGACTACAGAAACCAGTGGAAAAGCCAAATCAACGCCAGTGTCCCAGGAGATGGAGATCAACACCTGACAGAAGTAAAAACAGAGACCCAACAG GCAGTGCCAACTGGGTTCACGGGGGTCCCTGAGATTGTTGCTGTTATTGATGAGGAGATGGATGATCCCATGGATGAATTGAGTGATCAGGGGGTCATGGATTCAGATGAGGACTGGAAGCCAAAGAAGGGTTCCTTTCATGCTAGAATGCTTAAAAAGATACCCGATACCGAAAGCAAAGATGAAGATGGTAACGATGATCCTCCACTTGCCCGCCGACATGGTCAGCTCTGCACAGAGTGTGGAAAGTTTTTCAATAATCAGTGGCCTCACACATGCGAGCACAAAATTAAACCCTATTCTTGCAATATTTGCGGTAAGAGATGCGTCAGTGAGAACGCTCTTAGAACTCACAGCCGAATCCACGATGAAAACTATGAGTTTCGGTGCAAATACTGTGaagttaagttcaaaagaaaGGCGGACAAAATGACTCACCAGCAGATCCACCTAACTCAAAAGAAACCCTTTAAATGTCCCGACTGTTCGGAGACGTTTGCCACAAATCAGCAACGCAAAATCCACCTGGACGATCACAGAGGCCCTCAACAGTTAAAATGTCACATCTGCGGGGTTGAATTCCTCTGGCCACTTTGTCTCCAGAGACACTTATCTGTGCACACAGGAGCGAGGCCGTTTAAGTGTTCAGTGTGCCAGCGTGGCTTCAGCCAGGGAAGCCACCTGAAATCACACATGCGTCTGCACACAGGAGAGAGGCCTTTTAAGTGTCAGCACTGTGACGAACGCTTCAATCACAACGTGAGCTTGAAGAGTCACGTCCAGCGTTACCACTCATCGAGCTCCGGACgtgaagagaagaaagaaaatgaaagtgaCACCGGTGATGCTCGGGAGAATGGGAACAAGAGAGGTTCAGTTTCAGGGCTTGACAATGTAGAGGAAGAACATGATAaagaagaggaggtgcagaaggagaggaaagatatgccaaaatgtaaaaagagaAGCACAGGTAGACCCAAAGGAAGGCCGAAGAGCTATGAATCGGGCAACTCAGTGGAAGGCCAGTGTTCAAACACCAAGACTGTAAAACAACAGTCAAAGAGAACAAAACGCAGCGATGAGGAAAGTGAGGATGAGCCGAGTGACACTTACACATCCTTTGATTcagcagaagaggaagaggagagctgCAAGAAGGCGATGAAGAACACAGCGAGATCAAGGGGAAGACCAAAACATTGTGATAGTGATTCTGATTTTGACccagcagaaagaaagaaaaagaggtaCAGCTCAGGGAAGCGTAGGGGAAAACCAAggaataatgttaaaaaagagtcttaa